The sequence ACCGCAGTTGCTCATGGCACCGATGCGGTTCATGGCGATAGCGATGGTTTCGTGTGCTTCGGGGCTCAAGGAGCCAAGACTCATGGCGCCTGCCACAAAGTGCTTGACAATGGATTCACGGCTTTCGACTTCGGAAATATCGATCGGAGTCGCTTCCTTGAACTTGAACAAGCCGCGGAGCGTTGCCTGACGTTCAGACTGGTCGTTAATGAGCTTGCTGTAAACCTTGAACTTTTCGTAGTCGCCGCCCTGAACGGCCTGACGGAAGGCTGCCAAGGACTGCGGAGTCCACAAGTGCTTTTCGCCTTCTTTGCGGTAAGCGTACTGGCCACCGGACTGAAGAACCTTGCTTGCGTCGGCAAAGGCAATCTTCTGGCGTTCGCCCACTTCGGTAGCGATTTCTTCGAGACCGATACCTTCGATGCGGCTTGCGGTACCCGGCAAGAACTTTTCGACGAGCTCCTTGTTCAGGCCGACCGCTTCGAAAATCTGGGCGCTGCGGTAGCTACGGAGGGTAGAAATACCCATCTTCGACATAATCTTGAGGAGACCCTTATCGACAGCCTTCACGTAGTTGGCGGCAGCCGTCACCGGATCGACATCGAGGTCGCCGTTGTGGCACATGTTGGTAATGCTCTGGAAGGCCAGATACGGGTTGATGACCGTGGCACCGAAACCGAGCAACAGGGCAAAGTGCATGACTTCGCGGACTTCGCCGGACTGCACCACCAGACCGATTTCAGGACGCACGCCGGCTTCCACAAGGGCGCGGTTCACGCTGGCCGTGGCAAGTAGCGACGGAATAGGCACGTAGCCCCAATCGATGTTCTTATCGGTCAGAACGATGATATCGAAGCCCTCGTTCACGGCACGCACGGCATCGCCAGCGAGGTTCTGCAAGGCGGCTTCCAGGACTTCCCCATTGCCACCGAGCGGGAACTGCATCTTGAGTTCCTTGGCCTTGAAAGCCTTATCGCCAATGTTTTCAAAGCGGCGGATTTCGTCTTCGGTCACGATCGGGCGCGGAATCTTGATGAGGTGCGCCTGTTCCGGAGTTTCTTCGAGGATGTTGCCGTGGTTACCGATGTAAGTCGTAAGGCTCATCACCAATTCTTCACGAATCGGGTCAATCGGCGGGTTCGTCACCTGAGCGAACAGCTGCTTGAAGTAGTTGAACAGCGGCTGCGGCTTGTCAGAGAGCACGGCGAGAGCGGCGTCGTTACCCATAGAACCAATCGGTTCTGCACCGTTCTTGGCCATGGGCTGCAAAATAATGGAGAGGTCTTCGGCAGAGTAACCGAAGCGCTTCTGCTGCACCAGAATATCGTCAGGAACGTCGGCCGGGTTAATTTCGCTAAAGAGGCCACGAACGCTCATCTTGTTTTCGGCGACCCAGCGGCGGTACGGCTTGCTACGGGCCACGTAAGCCTTCATTTCGGCGTTCTTCAAGATGTGGTGATTTTCGAGGTCGAGGTAGATGATTTCACCGGGTTTGAGGCGGCCCTTTTCTTCGACTTCGTCATCCTGCAGGTCGAGCACGCCCGTTTCAGAGGCCATCACGAAGAGACCGTCTTTACATAAAGTGTAACGTGCCGGACGAAGACCGTTACGGTCGAGGATTGCACCGGCGTTCACACCGTCAGAGAAAGCGACGGCAGCAGGGCCGTCCCACGGTTCCATCAGCATGGATTCGTATTCAAAGAAGCCACGCACGTCGCGGCCGAGATAATGCTTCTGGCCCCAAGCCTGCGGCAGGAGCATCATCATCGCATGCGGGAGGCTACGGCCCGCTGCGACGAGAAGCTCAAACATGTTATCAAGGCTAGCAGAGTCGCTCTGGCCCGGCATAATGAGCGGCAAGAGCTTCGGCAAATCTTCACCGATGACATCGCTCTTCAGGAGCGGTTCGCGGGCGCGAAGGCTGTTCAGGTTACCGCGCAGGGTGTTGATTTCACCATTGTGAGCGAGGTAGCGGAACGGATGAGCCAGCGGCCAAGTCGGGAACGTGTTGGTAGAATAACGCTGGTGAACGAGAGCCAAGGGGCTTTCGAAATCGAGGTCGTTCAGGTCCTTATAGAAGCCTTCGATCTGGCTTGCAAGCAACAGGCCCTTGTACACAATGCTCTTGCGGCTGCAGCTGCAAACATACACGCCCTTGCAGGTCTTTTCGACCAGGCGGCGCACCACGTAAAGCTTGATATCGAATTCTTCGTTGGTCTTGAACTTGGAGCCGTCAAAGAACACCTGGCGAATGTGCGGCAGGGTTTCGCGAGCCGTGTGACCGATTGTAGCGGGGTTCACCGGAACTTCGCGGAACTGGATGACATCGACACCTTCGGATTCGGCAACGTGCTTGATTTCGGCATCCAAAGCATCGGCGGCAAGCGTATTTTCGACAAAGTACATGGCCACGCCGTAACGGGCCGGAAGACTCGGATAGAGCTTGCGGAAGAACTTATGCGGCATAGAAAGCAAAAGGCCAGCGCCGTCACCCGTTTCAGGGTCGCCACCAGCCGCACCGCGGTGCATGAGCCTTTTCAAGACCGTAATACCCTGCAACACAATCTGGTGCGAGGCAACATTATTAATATTGGCAACTAGGCCGACACCGCAGGCGTCGTGTTCGTTGGCCGGATCGTAAAGTGCTTGAGCGTTCATAAATAATCCTTGTTTTTACTTTTTTGCGCTCCGTATTTGCAAAATCCGTGCCAAACAGACAAAACACCCGCCAATTATTGAAAAAGCGGTCAAAAATGTAAAATGAAAGCCGAATCCTAAAATTCAGCCAAATTTTCAATTTCAAAATTTGTAAAGAATCGTAGCTATTTTACAAATCTTGTAACAAACAAAGGGAGATGCCTCTCCCTCACTCCAGCCTTGCCCAAAATCATCAAAGCAACTGATACACGTCACAAACGTCCTAGGGCAAGTCTGCCGTTACCCTCTCGCCTAGGGGGCCACCCCCCCCTAAGACCCCCAATATTTATTCGAACACTTTCTTCTTGCGTTGGTCACGACCGATAAACACGAGGCTCACAACCACACCGGCAAGCAGTGCCACCGAGGTGAAAATCCATGCGGTAGAATGCCCGCAGGTCACCTGGAAGAACAGCACCGAGAGACTCCAGCCGATGACCGTCTGGAGCACCATCATGAGCGTTCCGTAAAAGCGTCCGAGTTCGCGGAAGGCGGTTCCCATGGCGGCAAGGCACGGCACATAGAGCAATATAAACAGCAGGTAGGCCAGCACCTGGAAGCGACCGAGGTTGAAATGCGCCTGCATCGTCTTGTACGCTCCTTCGTTCCCGGCACTTTCGGATTCATCAATCGCGTCCTTGACGCCCAGCGGGTTCGCAATGGAGGTAAAGACTTCCACTAAGTTCGCCGGGATGCTCACCAGAGCTTCTTTTACAGTGGATTTGAGGCTAAAGCCATCATCTGCAGCGGGCTCTGCAGCAGCCTCAGTCGCGCCGACCTCCCCCGCCGCATCACCCGTGCCCTCGATGGCGTACAGCGAGTTGAGCGTACCGACAATCGCTTCCTTCGCGAAAAGTCCCGTAAAGAGCGCCACCGAAGCGGGCCAATTGTCGCGTTCAACACCGAAGGGTTCGAACACGGGCGTAATCACCGTACCCACGGCGCTCAGCACCGACTTTTCGTTGTTGTCGTTGCCGAAACTTCCGTCAGTACCGACGGAACCCATAAAGCCGAGCACCGTCACCATGATGAGCACGACCTTGCCCGCGCGGAAAACGAATTCCTTGAGGCGGAGCCATGCATGGCGGAAAAGGTTACGCGCCTTGGGCAAATGGTAAGGCGGCAGTTCCATGATAAACGTCGATTCCTTGCCCATGAAAACCGTATGGCGCAAAAGCAGGCCGTAAATCAACGCAATCACAATGCCCGTCAAGTAAATTCCGAACACGAGCGTCCCTGCGCTTTCGCCGAAGAACGCCGCGCCAAACAGCGCATACACCGGGAGGCGCGCGCCGCAGCTCATAAACGGCACCAGAAACAACGTAAGGAACCTTTCGCGCTTGTTTTCGAGCGTACGCGTGCCCATGAGCGCCGGCACCGAGCAGCCAAAGCCCACGATCATCGGCACAAAGGCCTTGCCCGGGAGCCCGAGGAACCGCATAAAGCGATCCGCCACGAATGCCGCACGCGACATGTAGCCGGAATCTTCGAGGAACGAAAGGCAAAGGAACATGAAGAAAATGACCGGAATGAACGTCGATACCGTCTGGATACCCGTACCGATGCCGTTCGCCAACAGCGCCACGACAACGCCTGGCGCGCCAACCTTCGTCAGGAGTTCCGTCATGCCGTCCACGAAAATTCCACCGAACAGGATGTCGAAGAAATCGATAAACGCGCTGCCGACCTTCACCGCAAACCAGAACACCAGATACATGGCAACGAGGAAAAGCGGAATTCCCAGAATGCGGTTCAGGAACAGTTTGTCGAGTTTGTCGGTCCGCGTGCGCTTGGTAGTATTGTCGCGGATGACCGCCTTCGCGATATCGCGGGCATAGGAGTAACGGGAATCAGCCAGCGCAAATTCCACCTCTTCGCCCAAGTCTTCTTCAATCTTGTCGTGCGGGATTTCGACACCGAGCTCGTCGGCAAGTTCCAGCACTCGCCCGCTATGCTCCAGGTACTGCACCGCCGTCCAGCGCGGGCTTGCGCCAAGTTTGTCGGCTACGGGCTTGAGCGGCACCGCAATTTCTTCAATCAGTTTTTCCAGGACTTCGGAATGCTTGACCGCCTTCGGGAGCGGGAGTTCGCGGCTATTGTGCAGCAGCTTGTGCAAGTCGTTCACGAATCCTTCGCAGCTCTTGGGCGAAACCGCCGTGAGGCCAATCGCCGTCACGCCGAGGATTTCTTCGAGCTTGTGCAGATCCACATGGATGCCGCGACTCGCCGCGATGTCCATCATGTTCACCGCCAAGACCATCGGCACGCCCTTTTCCATCAGCTGGCTCGTGAGGAACAGGTTGCGCTCCAGGTTCGTCGCATCCAAGATGTTCACGACCAAGTCCGCCTCGCCCTTGAGCAGGTAATCGAGGGCGGCACGCTCGTCTTCGGAGTTTGCAAACAGTGCGTAAATACCCGGCAAGTCCACCACGCGAATCGTGTGGTTGTCGAGCTTAAACTGGCCTTCCTTCTTTTCGACAGTCACGCCAGGCCAGTTGCCCACAATCTGGTTCGAGCCGGTAAGCGAGTTAAAGAGCGCCGTCTTTCCGCAGTTCGGGTTGCCCGCAATCGCAATCGTGAAAACTTCTTTCTCGATAGGCATCAGACTCTCCTCAACTTGAGCACGTTGGCTTCTTGCTTGCGGAGCGAAAGCCTGTACGAAAGCACGCTCACCTCGACCGGGTCGCCGAGCGGTGCCACCTGCAAAACCTGCAATACCACACCGCGCACAAGCCCCATCGACAAAAGTTTGGACTTGTACTGAGAATCACCCGTGTTGTATCCAATAATTTCGGCCTTGTCGCCTTTTTTTAGTTCCGAAAACTTCGGTTCGTTATTCATACACCAACGATTTACTTTTTCGTAGATTTAGCGGCAGTCTTCGACTTTTTTGCCGTCGCACCCGTACTAGGGGAATTCACAAAATCCTCGATCCTCTCGAGAGTTTCCGCCGAAAGAATGTGTTCCATGCAGCAGGCGTCCTTGTCAGCAATCGCCTCGGAGATACCGAGCTTGATCAAGAAACTCTTCAGCAGAATGTGACGGTTCAGAATCTGGGACGCCACGAGCGCGCCTTCCGAGGTGAGTTCGATACCGCTGTACGGCTCCTGCGTCACAAGGCCCAGCTTCTTGAGTTCGATTACCGCCTTGGCAACCGACGGCATCTTGACCTTGAGCGCCGCCGCAATGTCTCGGACACGGGCAATCCCGTTCGCAAGGCGCAGCATGTGCACCATTTCCAAGTAGTCTTCAAGGCTCTGACTTAACTTTACTTGTTCCATAGGACGGCTCCGATTAGACGAAAAACACACCTTATATATTAGTCAACGCTAAATTTAGAAAGCCTCGGCTAATTAGTAAAGGCTAAACTGCGGAAAATGGGGGTAAAAAGGGGCGTTACCCGGCTCGTCCCTCGCCGGGTCGGGCTATACTCGCTTCGCTCACCGAGCCTATAGTCTCGGCCCCAAGGGGTCACTATCCCTAACGCGGAACGCGAATTAACAATTCATTCTATTTCAGCAGACGCACTAATCTAAACTATAACGACATCAAGGACCTAGAGAAAATCTCGACACACTGATGAGCAATTTAATCACCGATTACCCCTGCGAGTTCTTCTTTTTTGCCCTGTATGCGACCTTGCGTTCGCCAACGCAGTTCAAGGCAAGCGCTTTGTTCATGTAGTTCGCGCGTTCTAGTTCTATTGCGTTGCGCAGAGTCCTTGTAAGAAAATCGTTAGGACTTGAGCCAGCTTCGGCCGCCAACTTTCGTACTGTTTCTTGCAAGTCGTAAGGAACCTGGACAATCATGCTCTTCATCGGAGTTATGTGCAGTTCGCCGCCGACGGCCTCCGACATCTTCAGCAACTGCTTGTACGAAGGATTCGTTTTCAAGGATGCAATACGCGAGATAGCGCTTTGCGTCGTGCCCATCTTGTCGGCGACATCTTGCTGCGTGAGCCCCAAGGAATCTTTCAGGAAATCAAAATCCGTCAGGAAGGCCGACAGCGCCTCGTATGTCTTGGAGTACAAATCCAAACCTTCGTCTTCTTTTTCGAGCGAAGACATAAAGTCGATAACTTGATTCTTTTTCATTGCATAACTCCCTGTTTGACAAGTTCTCTGTATTGCTTCAGTTTTGCAAATGCTGTCCCGAGTTTCATCGGTTCCTTTTTGTGTTTCAATTCCGCGCATAACAAAATGAGCGTGCTGATTTCGTTTATTGCCATGCAGAAATATATTCTAAAAACTCCGCCTTTCGCCTGCTTTGGAATTCGCATCTCGTACAAGCCGTCATATTCCTTCGGAAACTTGTAAATTTGTTCATTCAGCAAAAAAGGCGACAAATCCATAACAGTCGAAAGGACCTTCAGAAAACTCTTGACCCGTAGATACAAATCCAGACGATGCCTTGACAGATCCTTTATTTCTTTGCCGACATCTCCTGTTTCGTCTTTGGGGTCTGCTTTTTCTGCCTCAAAAAATTGCACATTCGGAAAGAACTTGAACTTCATATACTAAATATAGCATATTTGCTATATTTAGTCAATAATTTTTTTTTTTATTTTCTAATAAGGAATTAGTTCTGCAAGTTCGCTTTGCACAGCGGGGATGCTTGCGTAGTTCAGCTGTTCTAATTCTTAATCAATCCTGCTAGTTCACTTTGTGCCGCGGGATTGTTCGCGTAATTCCGCATGACGGATTTCATATCGAGGAGGATGCAGTGGATTTTGTGGTAAGGCCTTTTGCAGTCTTTCCAATCGCCGTAAATGTAGCCAGCGCGCTTCATTTGGAAGATCGCAGAGCTCGCCAAAGTGCCTTCAGCTTCCGCGCAATATGGCATAATGAAGGCGTTGTAAATGCTTAAAGTGTCATCCTGAGCGAAGTGTAACGAAGTCGAAGGATTTTCCTCCATCTTTTCCACATATTCCGCATAAGCTATCTGCTTACACACGGATTCGGCCCCCGGCAAATGCGAATTGAAACCAGTCAAGCCGTATTTGTAGTACTTTGAATCAAGGATATACACACCCTCCCCCACAACCATTATCGTATCTGGTCGGAGTGTGGAACGTTTCGGGTCGTTCAGAACTATTTCCTCTTCGGATTCATCAAGTTTTTCATCGCGGCGTCCGTCATTCCACCGTAAATGCGGATTGAATTTATCCTTGGCAACTCCCTGCGGCAACTTCCCGAAAATTCTATCAACCATCGCTTCCCACACAGGGGCGAAGGTGTTTACGCCAAACAACGGCTCGTTTTCACTACCATCTTCGCCACGATTTTCCTCGTTTCCCAAATAACGGACCATCTTTAGCATGGCATGGAAAAGTTCCAAATGTTTGTCATTGAATGTTGCCGCAATTTTATCCTGAATTACTTCTGCAAACAATTCGTAATCAAACAAAAGTTCCGATTCTTCGACTTCATTTTCTAAAATGCCGTATAGCGAACCAATCAGCCGAGCAGATTCTTTAACGCAAAACTTGTGGACGAGCGTAATCAAGTTGTCTTCACGGTAACTCGTCTTGCGCGTAATCAAGTTCAGATATACAACCTGATCGTGACCTTCTTCGTCTTTGACGACCTGCGGCTTAATTCTTTTAATTGTTCGCGGCCAGCTGATTTTGCCGGAGAAACCCTTCTTGTAAATCGTTTCGGATTCCACAAAGTAGCCGAAATCGAGATAGTACCGCAATACCGAAAGATACGCGTAGAACGGGAAATCCAGTTGGGATTTTCTCAAGTCTTCTTCGGAGAAATAGCTTTGCAGGGATTTATCGTTCAATACAGCAATAAGTTGGTAGAAATCCCGCTTGCAAATATCTTCAGAAGGCTTAGACGCACGATACCCCATCGGGAAATAGATCTTAGGTTGATTGTCTTCAATCCTTATCCCGACAAACGATTTGTCCTTCTTTTCGTCACTTGAATACCAGGCATCATACACGCAAAAATCCGCAAAAAACGTGAAAGCCTTTTGTGCAGGTTCTGCGATATGTTGAGCAAGAGCTGTCATTTAGGTATTCGCCTGCTTTTGCAACTTTGCCTTATCAACGTCATTCATCTTGAAAATCTTTTCAAAGGACTCAAATCCGACAGACGTTTCAAAAGCGTCTATCAAATCCGAAAGCGAGTTGACTTTGTCGTCCTTGACGAAAATCTCGCCAGACTTATTGCGCTTGAAAACGTCGTCCCACAGATATTTGAGAACCTTTTCCGCGAAGTCTTCTTTCTTGATTTTATCTACACCGTTAATCTTTTCACCGGTGATAAACCAACCGCCCAGACACTTGTCGTCAGCCTTCAAAATAGCCGTCTGTGGCAAGAGAATCTTCTCGTTTATCCATTCACGGAAATCGCCCCAGCAAACGCCGGTGTCGTCAATCTCCGTTTTATATTGGGCGGAATTTTCGTCCAAGACATTCCGAATCATCTTTGACTTGAAGCGACGCTGGAACGCATTATCCATCGTGAACACGTTCTGGTCATTTGTATTCATCGTCGCGTAAATAGAAAGATTCGGCGGCAAGCGCACAGCAGTATTGTTGATAAACTTTATTTCGTTACCGTATGGGACGGAATCGTCGTATTCAATCTTTTCCGGATTATCCGTACTCTTCTGACGAATATACGCGTTCACATCAATGTTTGTAACTCCGTAAGAACTCCAACCCGTATTGTAGATGTTCCCCGAAAGTTCTTCAGGGCCATCTTCCGGGCGTATACGGTCCAGTAACTGGAACATTTCCCCAAAAATAGCGGCCGCATTGCCGCGGTTGATTTCCTCGATAACCAAGAAGAACGGCTCCGCGGGATTGCGATAGGCCCTGCGCACGATTTCCGCAAACGGACCCGGTTTAAAGCGATATTCGACACCGCCGTTGTCCGGCTTCACGTAAGGATAAATCTGCCCCACGAAATCCGCATTGCAGTATTCCGGGTGGAATACGCAACGAACCTTATGATATTCCTTGTCCGTGACGCCGTATTTATCCAATTCGGCGTTGATGACCTTGTTCACTTCGTAGCTCTTGCCGCACCCCGGAACACCGTAGTAGATGGTTTGAGAGGGGATGAAATCAGGAAGTGGCAAAGTCGGCTGAATATTTTCTGATACACTAGAATTGGTTTCAATTTGATTTGTTGAAATTTCTTTTACAGCACTTGCGTCATGACAAACAATGTTGACTTCATTATCTTTCTCGGCACACTCAAAAACCTTTATCGTTTTAGAAATTTCGCCATTATATGTTGTTGGAATGCGATTATCTGTATTATGCTCATTAGCCCATTTTATGATTTCTGCGGGAGAGGCTTTGATTTGCTTAAGTACTTTTGAGTATTTAAATCCAAAATAATGCACTCCAGGGTATCCATTTTCCACCCATTCTTGACGTAAAATTGTTGCCATTTTCTGAATTATTTGCTCGTTATTTAATCCATGAACAAATGATTCGTCAAAAATTGGAAATTCCAAATATTTCTGAAAATCGTATTTTTCTCGCTCTTTGATTTCCCACGAAGCCCAATCAGTCCATTCAGTTTCTGGCAACTTGAGGTTTTTCCACTGCTCTTTATCATAATTAGCATCTGCATCTACACAATAGAAATTTAGGGTATCAAAATGCTCTACAAAAAGACCATAACATGTAAGCCTTGTGTTAAAATGTTTCTGAATTCGTTCAAAAGAATCTGAATTTTTGGTTGATAGTCCAAAACTTGTATGAGGTGAATACTTTATGGAACGTCTTCCAAAATGAAACTTATTCTCGTCCTGAATTTTTGTAAACAAAAGTATGATTGGTATGTCACGAAATGTTTTTACTTCATTTCCACAACGCACAATAATCGTGTCAAACCTACTTGCCAGCTGTATTTCTTGATTTTGCGAACTCTTATAAGATTCGCTCGCCGTTACAAAAAATTTTTGTTTTCCCAAAATACATGACACCTCTGCCAATGGAATGGAATTAAAAAACATTCCCTTTAGAAGGTTCTCATATCCTTCCGCCTTAAAATGATATGGTGGCAGATTTCCATTACCTTCGTGTGACTGACCAAGAGAAGTTTCCCACGAAGGGCATTCTCCATTTTTAGGTGTGAAAATCAATGATCCCTGATCAAGTCTCATAATTGCCTCCAAATGTGAGCGATCAAAATTCCGACGACATTCACATCCCAGCCGTTGCCTGCTCTTTTAGACAACTGCGAATACGATTGTCCGTCAAAGTTGATTTCGCATTTCTTTTTATCGCGAGATATGTCAAACCCCATTAAACGGAATTGCTCATGAACAGACATTTTCCTAACGATTTCTTTGCCCTTGTTTTTTCCAGTTTTCTTAGGAGGTTCGATAACACGAAGACTATTATGTTCTGGTTGTGTAATCGTTATGCTGTATCCATCTGTCTTAATCTTCTTGTTATATACGTCAAAACATAATGGCGTTTTCACAACGAAAGAATCAATGTTGTGCTTAACCTTCAAGTGAGCAATTTGTTCATCAGACAAATAAAGTGTCTTGTCAGGGGCATCATCTAAAAAATCTGCCATTTTCACCTTGCTTTGAATTTTGTCTGGTTTAAGATTGAAGTTTTCCGGTAATCCACCTAATCGAGCGAACATCCAAAGGCGCTCTCTATTTTGCGGAACCCCATAATCCTTCGAGTTCAGAACAACTTTCGCTAAAGTGTTTTCCTCTGTCGTACCATATCCCATTTCAATCAGGTCTTTTACAAGTTGATCATGGACGGGCTTAAATTTTCCAGAAGTAAAACCTTTAACATTCTCCAAAAGGATATACTTCGGCTTTTTTACTCGACATATTCGAATGATGTGTCCAAGCATTGCTCCTCGACCATAGGGATCTTCTGTCCCCATTTGCATTCCTGCGGAAGAGAATGGCTGGCAAGGAAAACCGCCTGTAAACAAATCAAAATCAGGCAATTCATTAGGGTCAATCTGTGTGATGTCGCCCCAATTCTTTATAGGATTTCCTTTCTCGTCTCGATGATTTGCGTCAAAGAGTTTTGAAGCGTATTTATCGAACTCTGAATAACCAACAACAGTGTAATCAAAATTCGTCAAAGCTTTTTTTGCTCTTTTCAATCCAAAGGATGCTCCGCCATAACCAGCAAAGCCTTCAAAAACCCTGATTACATTCTTCTTCTGTCGAGTCTGGGCCATATCGCTCCATTTTGAAAGTGAACGAGTTCACTCTCGCGGGAGCGGTTCTGGCCGATTCGCTTAGCCGGGGTGCAGGCAAAAAAAACGGCGGGGAGCCGACTCACTCCTCGCCTAAAAGCGCGACATTTTCAAAAGAATACAATACACCCGCAAAAACCCGAGCGGATACACTACGCCCCGGGTACACTACGCCCATGCAACCCACGGGCGACGGCGAGTCATTGTCTTATTCTCGTATTCGTGAAAGTGTCTAGTTTCCAGATGAAGAACAAGAGCGATACTCAACGAGCGTTCACCCTCGTTCTTGCAGACACATCCAAGCTTTTTCTGGATATAAAAAAGGCGTGGAGTTGAATGCACCTATCATCTGGAGGCCTAGACTGCCCGAATACAACAAGCGCAAACAACTCACGCCCCATAATAGCCGTTTGCCTACAGGCAGATTTATCAAATATGCATGTACCAAAACGATGCGGCAGGCTTGCGCCGGTCGCAGACGTGAGCGTTCGCCTTATTCTCCGTATTCATGAAAGTGTCTAGTTTCCAGATGGAGAACAAGAGCAAAAACTCTATTTTCATCCAAAATATAAATTATTCCGGTGTCAAAAGATGTCGCCACGCCCGGAAGGCAAGAAAAAAGCGTAAAAATGCAGAATTCAACCGCCTGCAGGGGTCGATTTTCCTCGAAATTGTCAAAATTTCCGCAAAATTCGCCAATTGTCATAATATGACATTTAAGGAATGTATATTTGCGTCGAGAACACTTTTCCCCGCCTTTTTTGCTTGTAGGCGGATTGGAGTAGAAGATGAATGAAGTTGAAAGCAAAATTCTTGTGTTGAGAGATCAGCGAGTTATCCTTGATTGCGATTAGTTAATGTTGCCGAGAAAAAGGAGGTGGTCAAAAATTTTGACCACCTTGCCAAGCTAAAATACAGTCCTGTTAATCCAACAGCCTTTACTGAACGCGGTCTCTACATGCTTGCGACAATTTTGAAAGGGCGAGTCGCAACGCAAACAACTATCAACATCATCAATACATTCGTAGAAATTCGCGAGTTGTCTCGTGCCATTGCTCGCGTTCCTGAAGTTGTTGATGAAAATGAAAAGAAGTCTTTGTTGAAAAGAAGCGGCGAAATCATTTCTAATGTCCTCGCCTCGGATTCTACAAGTTTGGAAAGCGAAATGGAAATAGAATTGAATTTGGCGATGGTCAAGATAAGGCACAAAATAAAGAAAAAGTCAAATTGAATCAGAATGGCAAAAGGTGACAAAAAGGGAGTTTCCTTGCCTTTTTTACTCAGCTTTTTTATACCACAGGAAAACTTGGAATCACAAAATGTGATTTCAAGTTGGGGCGGCGACAGGTTTATGCCCTATGTTTTTACGGAACAGGGATTTGCCATGCTTTCATCCGTTCTGAAAAGTTTGATGCACTCACGCGCACTCTACATAAATCAAATCGATTCGGCCCTTGATAACGCGGTCCATTTTGATTTTCCAGCCGTTCGATTCCAAGAAGGCCTTGTATTCCTTTTCGGTCCATTCGTGGGCAAAGCGGATGCCCACGAGGCTCAGGAATTTTTGCCACAGGTTCTTCTTGCCGCCTTCGCGGAAAAAGAAGTTCGGGGCAATCAGCAAGCCGCCATCCTTTAAGACTCGGCGAATTTCTTCAAGCGCCTTTTCAGGATTCGGAATAATATGGAGCGCATTCGCGATGACTACAACGTCAAAGAAATTATCCTCAAATCGTAACGACGTCGCATCAGCCACTTCGAAACTCAAGTTATCTGGATTCTTCGCCTTGAGTGCGGTTTCAATCATCTTCGGCGCAAAATCCGTTGCCACCACGGACTTTGCGGCAGGCGCAATATGCCGCGCAATCATCCCGGGACCAGTTGCAAGTTCAAGCACAATCTTGCCCTTGGCAACTTCGCCGATACGCGCATACAGATAATCGTAGATATTCTTCTGCGTGCGCATCGAAAATTCATAAACCGGTGCGAAGAAATTCCAAATATTCATATTTCAAAG is a genomic window of Fibrobacter sp. UWB5 containing:
- the feoB gene encoding Fe(2+) transporter permease subunit FeoB — its product is MPIEKEVFTIAIAGNPNCGKTALFNSLTGSNQIVGNWPGVTVEKKEGQFKLDNHTIRVVDLPGIYALFANSEDERAALDYLLKGEADLVVNILDATNLERNLFLTSQLMEKGVPMVLAVNMMDIAASRGIHVDLHKLEEILGVTAIGLTAVSPKSCEGFVNDLHKLLHNSRELPLPKAVKHSEVLEKLIEEIAVPLKPVADKLGASPRWTAVQYLEHSGRVLELADELGVEIPHDKIEEDLGEEVEFALADSRYSYARDIAKAVIRDNTTKRTRTDKLDKLFLNRILGIPLFLVAMYLVFWFAVKVGSAFIDFFDILFGGIFVDGMTELLTKVGAPGVVVALLANGIGTGIQTVSTFIPVIFFMFLCLSFLEDSGYMSRAAFVADRFMRFLGLPGKAFVPMIVGFGCSVPALMGTRTLENKRERFLTLFLVPFMSCGARLPVYALFGAAFFGESAGTLVFGIYLTGIVIALIYGLLLRHTVFMGKESTFIMELPPYHLPKARNLFRHAWLRLKEFVFRAGKVVLIMVTVLGFMGSVGTDGSFGNDNNEKSVLSAVGTVITPVFEPFGVERDNWPASVALFTGLFAKEAIVGTLNSLYAIEGTGDAAGEVGATEAAAEPAADDGFSLKSTVKEALVSIPANLVEVFTSIANPLGVKDAIDESESAGNEGAYKTMQAHFNLGRFQVLAYLLFILLYVPCLAAMGTAFRELGRFYGTLMMVLQTVIGWSLSVLFFQVTCGHSTAWIFTSVALLAGVVVSLVFIGRDQRKKKVFE
- a CDS encoding FeoA family protein, encoding MNNEPKFSELKKGDKAEIIGYNTGDSQYKSKLLSMGLVRGVVLQVLQVAPLGDPVEVSVLSYRLSLRKQEANVLKLRRV
- a CDS encoding metal-dependent transcriptional regulator encodes the protein MEQVKLSQSLEDYLEMVHMLRLANGIARVRDIAAALKVKMPSVAKAVIELKKLGLVTQEPYSGIELTSEGALVASQILNRHILLKSFLIKLGISEAIADKDACCMEHILSAETLERIEDFVNSPSTGATAKKSKTAAKSTKK
- a CDS encoding helix-turn-helix transcriptional regulator; protein product: MKKNQVIDFMSSLEKEDEGLDLYSKTYEALSAFLTDFDFLKDSLGLTQQDVADKMGTTQSAISRIASLKTNPSYKQLLKMSEAVGGELHITPMKSMIVQVPYDLQETVRKLAAEAGSSPNDFLTRTLRNAIELERANYMNKALALNCVGERKVAYRAKKKNSQG
- a CDS encoding LlaJI family restriction endonuclease; protein product: MTALAQHIAEPAQKAFTFFADFCVYDAWYSSDEKKDKSFVGIRIEDNQPKIYFPMGYRASKPSEDICKRDFYQLIAVLNDKSLQSYFSEEDLRKSQLDFPFYAYLSVLRYYLDFGYFVESETIYKKGFSGKISWPRTIKRIKPQVVKDEEGHDQVVYLNLITRKTSYREDNLITLVHKFCVKESARLIGSLYGILENEVEESELLFDYELFAEVIQDKIAATFNDKHLELFHAMLKMVRYLGNEENRGEDGSENEPLFGVNTFAPVWEAMVDRIFGKLPQGVAKDKFNPHLRWNDGRRDEKLDESEEEIVLNDPKRSTLRPDTIMVVGEGVYILDSKYYKYGLTGFNSHLPGAESVCKQIAYAEYVEKMEENPSTSLHFAQDDTLSIYNAFIMPYCAEAEGTLASSAIFQMKRAGYIYGDWKDCKRPYHKIHCILLDMKSVMRNYANNPAAQSELAGLIKN